Proteins encoded within one genomic window of Fragaria vesca subsp. vesca linkage group LG1, FraVesHawaii_1.0, whole genome shotgun sequence:
- the LOC101314121 gene encoding graves disease carrier protein-like encodes MATRREGGETNVYLNRVIDAMPVFAKELIAGGVAGGVAKTVVAPLERIKILFQTRRSEYQSLGLFGSVKKIAKTEGPMGFYRGNGASVARIVPYAALHYMSYEQYRRWIILAFPEGGRGPVLDLVAGSLSGGTAVLFTYPLDLVRTKLAYQVVGSPKLQLQGIITNGQLYKGIVDCFSKTYKEAGLRGLYRGVAPSLYGIFPYAGLKFYFYEKMKRYVPPEQKNSILVKLVCGSVAGLLGQTFTYPLDVVRRQMQVQRLLASNTPELKGTMESLVLIAKTQGWKQLFSGLSINYLKVVPSVAIGFTVYDVMKAHLRVPSRDEPVNEVVTGKRNTQPSSIHS; translated from the exons ATGGCGACGAGGAGAGAAGGAGGAGAGACGAATGTGTACTTGAATAGGGTTATAGACGCCATGCCTGTGTTTGCCAAGGAGCTTATTGCCGGAGGCGTCGCCGGCGGGGTTGCAAAGACGGTGGTGGCTCCTCTGGAGCGTATTAAGATTTTGTTTCAG ACGAGAAGATCAGAATATCAGAGTTTAGGGCTGTTTGGATCTGTGAAGAAGATTGCAAAGACAGAAGGGCCAATGGGTTTCTACAG AGGCAATGGAGCTAGTGTCGCAAGAATTGTTCCCTATGCAGCCCTGCATTATATGAGCTATGAGCAATACCGCAGATGGATTATCCTAGCCTTTCCTGAAGGGGGGCGGGGACCTGTTCTTGATCTTGTCGCGGGATCATTATCCGGAGGAACAGCTGTACTCTTTACCTATCCTCTTGATTTAGTTCGGACTAAGTTGGCTTATCAG GTTGTTGGTTCACCAAAGTTACAATTGCAAGGGATCATTACTAATGGACAACTTTATAAAGGAATTGTTGATTGTTTCTCGAAGACTTACAAAGAGGCTGGACTCAGAGGCCTATATCGCGGTGTTG CTCCATCCCTTTATGGAATCTTCCCATATGCCGGTTTGAAGTTCTACTTCTATGAGAAGATGAAGCGTTATGTACCTCCGGAGCAGAAGAACAGTATTCTGGTGAAGCTTGTATGTGGTTCTGTTGCTGGTTTATTAGGTCAAACTTTTACATACCCCCTAGATGTTGTGAGGAGGCAAATGCAG GTTCAACGACTCTTGGCATCAAACACTCCTGAGTTGAAAGGTACAATGGAAAGCCTTGTTTTGATTGCTAAAACACAAGGATGGAAGCAATTATTTTCAGGACTTAGCATCAATTACTTGAAG GTTGTACCATCTGTGGCAATTGGATTTACTGTTTACGATGTTATGAAAGCCCACCTTCGAGTTCCATCACGAGACGAACCTGTGAACGAAGTGGTGACCGGCAAAAGAAATACCCAGCCATCCTCAATTCACTCCTAG